The Pseudoliparis swirei isolate HS2019 ecotype Mariana Trench chromosome 19, NWPU_hadal_v1, whole genome shotgun sequence genomic sequence GATAAGAGGTTCCTGCAAAAGGCCCAAATGACATTAAAAGACACAATGCACCCAACCTACAGCCTGTTCATACGGCTGCCGTCTGGCAAGAGATACAGAAGCATCAGCTGCATTTCATGCCGCAACCATTTGTTGTACTTTGACCTTAAATTGGATCCAATGCAAAATACCAACTTAAAGCAAgatctttcttttatttgtgcATATGTCAATTGATTTATAGCCTCATCAGGTTACACAGCTAAGTCCTTAGGTGTAAACAGTTGAGGGGTAGCTCATGTGTTGCGGTCAAGAGCTCCACACTTTCCAGGGGGCGGCGTGTGTTGCAGGtattgatgtcatcatttatacgtCTTCATGTGCCACAATCCGTCATTCAAATAGTGAACATTCTCAATTCCAATTCCCTTGTTGACTTTTTCTCTGTTTGCAAAAGACAGACAAAGAGCAGGTATCAGAAGAGCAGTAACAGTGTGTTTGCTTGTGTAAAATGTATAGAGAATAAAATCGTACATGCTGTCTGCAGACATCTTCATAACGCCGACACAAAGTGCAAGTTGTTTTCCCTCTGCCATTATGGCCTGCATCCACTTGTTAAAGAAAATCGTACGTAAGTGACAGAAAATGTGGAAGGAAGGTGAGATATTATATTTCTGAATTGAGAAGAAATAGttcacacattattattattatattttatagtgTGAAAGCTGGGGCATCATGAATAAAAGGATACAACTACAGTGTCAGTTGCAGCTGGGTAGAGTTTAGCGCCTGGTGACGTCAGCCCGGGGCACATTATGTTGGCTCCACTTAAGACAAATTTAATGGCTCCTTTGTCTACTTGCTGGTGTGGAAGAATGAAAGGATCTAGAAGAAGATAAGTTCTCATCAGTGTGAGGAAACTCAAACACAACCATCAAGCAGTTGGCGTTAGAATAACTTACATTTATGCAACAGTCTGAGGGTTGGGTAGAAGGGTCCTTCCCTCTGTCTGAAGAAAAGCAGTTCCCCATTCACTGTCAGGATTTCAATGTGTTCATGGCTGTGGGAAGAAAAGCAATATAAAAAACGGAGAAAAAAATCCACTGTTCTGAAAACAGATTTTTATGTGAGCAACATGATGATAATAGAAATTAAAGGATGAGTCATACCATCTCACTATTTTGACAGGATCCTTTTTTGGCATTATGTGATTAAGCCATGACTCAATGTCAGGAAATTGTACCAAGAGCTGATTTTTGATGCCTTTGATCACAGATGTTTTCAGCTGGATACAGTTCGAGACATTCTCTTTCTCGTCAAATCTGAAACAAACAGAACAAGCTTTTGTGGCATGTCCTTCATACGataaaactcattttcaccaccAAGTGTATGCttttttcacttttcatttgtcaGGTGCCTTTATTTATGTTGGCAACCATGCATCAAACATACACAATGGAGTACACCGATTCAACATTGAGGCAAATATTGGCAGTAAACAATGTTGGTTCTGTTCAGATATTACTTTTTCAATCCAATACACACAGTATGCTGATATGTTGGGGAAAAATATAAACTTAGTCTTTCTAGAAGAACAGgcacttatttttttaataataatatagatacATAAACAATGGTGCatataatacataaaataatattattttgaaactcATCcagacaaatacatacatttcagGGTAAATATAATGCTCACATACATTTCAATACATTCTAAAAATGTAGATAGCTATAAAAACGTTGTGAATAGAAAACGGTTGTTATgagctaaaataaaaatgactaaTAATAAGCTCGTCTCGTCTGAGATATGCCTGAATGTACACAATTGTCCCAGGATGACACAACTTGGATTTTGGATTTAAGGCACTgtgttgttaaaaaaacaaggcTCCATTATAGATCACACAGCACTGCcacgtgtacatatatatacgtttacTGGCCTCGTTGGGCGTTATAACAGAGGACCTCACATAACTCATGGTTCATTAATTGAACTCGAGTCGAAAACAAACTTGAATACACGATTGCTAATCAGTAAGCGTTAGCCACCTAGCTGGGGTTAGCTAACGTTGCAACATGGAAATAATCAGCAACGTACTTTTTAAACATCCTCGATGGTCGCTGTTGCCGCTACCGAGCTCCTCAAATGTCACAAAGCTCTTCCAGAATTACTCCACCAGATCGAGTCTGGTAAACTCAAGAAAATAGCAGAATACAGTGAATCTATCAAGTAATGCTTCAGCAATCCCACGCCTGTTCAGCAGTGCAGGGCCAGCGGTGGGAGTGTCGCGTCATTTTACGACAGTTGTGTGCGTTACACGGCAAATCTGGTCACCCGGTCACTGCTGCACTGCTGTGACTCAGAGCCATTGAAACGGAATAGACTGAACTATTTATGTTAGTCGTGCTCTGCCgctgtttgtctttgtttttgttttacatcGTGTTCAATAACCGTGTGATACTAAACTACAATGTATACTTTTTAATTCAAAGTTTAAGCCTCcatattgctgtcaaacataAATCCTGCACAGTGCACActgttatggaggacttaaaatgacttaagtataaataaataaataaatgaatgcatgaataaatacaagaataaataaataaatgcttaaataaatgtataaatgaataaataaatgcttaaataaatgtataaataaataaatacatgtataaataaataaataaatgtataaataaataaataaatacaggaatgaataaatataagttataaatcaacaagacatcattaaataaatatatttctgcatttctgtatttcttcatttatttatttctctatttatgtgtccacacgtatttcttcatttatttatgtgtgacatttacgtgtccgtatattcaaatgagctgggcggtccgaacctctgtctaaagcatgattggtcacaggagtgtgatgcacctggtgtgttgtgctctactacttctgcctggcacatgacgctgaagttgactcgctcagctcaccgttagcagaagttagcctagacagctttttgacttcagccgtttatcaattccaagaacactgagtacagactcgtgttcttttggagtctggtctttggagtctggttttgggagtccagactctcgaggacgcaggacggtctttctggtcttgtgacgtcaccacatcaactgttcttgtgcatgaatttactcaaattattcactgtaaaataatttacagtggagtagaatgtgttgcggtgttcactgttgtttggtgtaggctacgaataaacgataataaatatacaacgtctcgtagctttcctgacccagggtcgctacaatatgaagttatgaatcttaaccctcagtcaaattgacgtaacgttatcttttagtaaataataaactcgttgtgctctttagatcctcaaaaacctaattatatctcatgtttagccgctacggagacgtcagagccagcggagcatttcaaaaagtcctgccgagatcaggcttctctcggcggccacacagcgcgctgagcgcccggagctcactggtcccgcgagcaggacctcaaatctccgtcgcatatccttattagactgaatctcgataaaccgaccacagatttgatgcttaaacaactaacttctcggctgaaaacatccttaaattacattccgtgactcaacagtagtatttagaatgtacagacaagaatgcataataaacgctgttcgtctacagatccaagtgctagggatcgattgcttctgtcttgctccctgacttgaccaacctgttcaacaatgaggttccgaccgcccagctcatttgaatatacggacacgtaaatgtcacacataaataaatgaagaaatacgtgtggacacataaatagagatataaataaatgaataaatacagaaatgtagaaatacatttatttaatgatgtcctgttgagttataacttatatatattaattgctgtatttatttctgtatttatacatttattcttgtatttatttatttatttatacatttatttaagcatttattcatttattcatgcatttatttatttatttatttatacttaagtcattttgagtcctccatagaccAGGAGTTGCTAGCTCTCAAACCAGTTATTGTACCTCAAGAGGAGAAGCTTCTCAAACTTGTGATCTGAGAGCCTATTCCTCTTTGGAGAGAGAATCAGGTTCCCAAGGCTAAAGAGTCTTTCCACTTGGGGCACTGGATGGAGTGGCTGCATTATATTTAAGTGATACGTTCTTTATTATGGGAAACTGATTCAGAGCGTCCATCCCTGTGGCTCCTGATTTAAAGTAATCAGCTACTTCATTTTCAACAGAAACATAGGCATCCTCCTCAGATCTCATCAAAGCTAAAGAATTCATCCTCTTTGGTCGATGGCCGGCGCTGTGTTGTTGGGGTTTCCCCTGGGTGCTCATCCTGCTCTGGGACATATTTTCTGCATTCTGCTACTAGACTTGCTTTTACAAGGTCCTTCCTCTCCTGGTCACGCAGCCAACGTAACTTACAACTCACCactacatttttgtctttaatttcgacgagcgaaaagtaatgtccatactTCCAGGGGAGAAAGCTCGTGCTATCCGCACTGTCGGCCATGATGTGGTTTAATGCTCATTGATTGATTCGATTGgtgtatattgtagcgaccctgtgaagtggctgtcaatcacagtgtggcaccgtgcatgctggtcgcgtgcctgtgattggcagagtagaggggaggcggggttaacctgccggaaaacgggagttaaggttggttgacgggaaccgttgttgttgacgttcgagctgctgagccgagaggagcagctgtctgtaacatgtaaatccgcatcatgtaaacacactgtgttggtggatgcccaataaagtgaggattaataacgtcgtcccgtctcatcagtgccataacgtccgagacgttacaatatcattgcgccaccaaggtcctgcgatgtcagctCAGAAGCAGCCAAAgtaggcctagcttgtcttcttgtctgcaagtgttcatttttcacaaaagagagtaacgcgagtaacaaactcatttacatttcagtaattgtaactgcgttagttgagtttaaaaaatacttcgttacatgctcgttaccgctaaaagtagtggaattacagtaacgcgttactcccaacactggtaaGCACCCACTTCATGTTTAACCATTGAATATGTATTGATGTGCACCATGCTAACAACAATATACTGTAGTGGAATAAATTGATATAGATAgtgaaacaatattaaatatggaCGTGTTTATTGAAAGGAGCAGACCAACAATACTTTTATTAGAGAAAGgataaattaaactattgttcTCCATCTATATGCAGTGCAATACAGAACATAGAGAAACACAATTTTGTTTCTCTATGTTCTTTAagtgcaaaacaaaaataatgaacAAATGTACATTAAGTGCAAACAACAAGGTACAAAAACAAATGCAGAATAGGATACAAGACcagatacacatatacatgaTAGTGCAATAAGAAATGaaaatagtgtatatataatatacataggtagtgtaaataaatgtaaagttaTAATGCATGAAACAATACCAGAAGCAGTTTTATGAAACAGACGTTCTCTTTAAAAAGCTGTTCCTATATTTAACTTTTACTGTGTAAACCAGAACACATTCACAAGAGAGCAAATTCCCATTCATATCTACCTGGGCAACTTCCTTTATTCATTCACGTTTTGTGAATTGATGACCATAAAAGAATGACATCCAGAGCGTTTGCATGGCGCCACCTGGTGGCCGCAGCAGTGTACAACACTGTCGttgatttcaaataaaaaacacgcTTGGGCAAAAAGTACTTTTTGTACAAAGTACTTCCGGTGGGGTCACCGACGAGCTTTTATGAGCTATTTCCCTCCCCGTGTATACGAACGGCTGTTTTAGTAACATGTGAGCCTATTTCTCGCTGTAGCCACGTTTATTCTGTAAATAATTATCGCTAAGGCCGCTTAAGTTAACCGCTCGCGCTGAAACGACTGCACAACGCGGTGGGACACGAGCGGCGAAAGGAGGAAGCAATAGCCTACCATCTTTCTTCTCCTGCCAGCAATAACAAGAAAGAGACAAGGCTAGATCCAAGTGGATCTGTGTGGTTCACACTTTATCTGTTTTGTACCGGATAAACGCCAGGGGGAACCTGTCCGCGTTCTGATAGACACCGTTAAAAGCTCCCGGACACTGAGCTCATCTTTCGGCGAGCCTGGAAGTTTCGGATCTAAAGACTGGCTGTTAAGAATTAGTATTCCCGTTTTTTCATGTTTCCAACAGGTCTATCTTCCCCTAACCCCCCACCACCGCCAACCCAGGAGGCTAGACCCGCGGCTACTGATGTCAAACCCGACAGCGGTAACATCACATCTCCgaagaagaggaaaataaaCGGTTCAGAGAGGGAAGACATCGCTGACACGATCTCGTCTTCGCCTCCCAAGACCCTgcattccttttcttcttccgcctcctcatcttcctcctcgtctcccacTGCACTGCACATCCAGAAGAAGTTGAGGTTTGAGGATCTGGTGGACTTCATTGGACTGGATGTGAAAATGGCCGAGGAGGCTGCCGCCGCCGCTTCGTGCTCCAATAACAAAAGCAAAGCCGGGTTCCTGGCCGGTGGCGCGGGGCACCACGCGAACGGGCTGACGAAGCCCGCGGGCTCCGGCATCTTCTCCAACAGTAAACCCGGCGCGGCCAAGAAACTAGTCATCAAGAACTTCAAAGGTAGCAGACAGTGTGCTGGACGATGTGGTTCAAGCTTCTCGGCGTCCTGGTCCACTGCTCGGGTCTTAGTCCTGAAGGATGCGTGTTCATGTGACATCCTAAAATATGATAATAAGAGATGATTCAGAGAACGAGTAATCCTCCTAACCTCACGGTTCATCCAGAAGAAGTATAGACGTTAAATGTTGCTCATAAATGATCATTTAATTACGTCGAGGCGCTTTCAACAACTGAAACGGTCCCCACAAAAGTTCAGAAAATCTTTTTTAGGAGTTGCTAATACGACTATGAAGTGGCTTGGTGattattgaatattttttttgatCCAAGTCATATTGTGAAGATTTGATCTTGTGATGTCATAGTTTCTCAGGTTTAGTAGTAACAACAAATAATTAATCCAAACATGTAACGTGTTTGACAATAAGAATCGGGCCTAATTTATAACTAGTAAAACTGAGAACTATTATCTTTACCAATGTCCCTGCTGTGACAATAatgcattatattattatattgcatcTAATTTCGCAATATTTGAAAAACTGCAAAATTATTTTATGTGTAATGTTATATTGATTTCATTTCACGTTTAAACTATTTTAATTATGGTATATTTGATCATTTTGTAAATGCGTCACAGTTTTATTGAGATTACGATGTTTTCTTGTTTCCTGAAGACCTGAAAAACAAGAAACATTGAGTCACAATCGAGATGAAAGATATAAAATGACCAGCGATCAAGAAACAAATGGTCAATTGATACAATTAGAGGCATAGTAAAACTGATCAGATGGTAAAACTAAAGAATCTGGTTTGAAGGCAGTTTAAACTTCATTTAATTTAAGAGGTGCcactgtgtgtgaacatgtacaATAGCTAATATTAGGTAGTTATTGTTTACTGCAGGTACCAGATGCAGAGTGCTGTGACCTGTAACAGCAGTGTTGATGAATATCAAGAGATGATTAATTGTTATCCGTGATAAACATACTACAGAGCCCTGTTCATACCTTTTTTATATTACAGAAACCAAAATATCAAGTCCTAATAACACACAATATTAGATTTCACAATCCTCCAACTATACTTTAGAAAGTCATtcatgtacattttaaaatagcATTGCTtacactgcagcagcagcagcatggtcCAATGAGGTCCACTGTTTATCGTTCAGGGTGTTTACCTGATTTAAGTTTACAGTCTTATCACAGCTGTTTCTGTTCTTTGTTCTGCTCACAGAAAAGCCCAAACTGCCTgagaactacacacaggagacatggCAGAAGCTGAAGGAGGCGGTGGAGGCCATACAGAACAGCACTTCAATCAAGTACAATCTAGAGGAGCTCTATCAGGTATCAGTACAGACCTGTTGACGTCCCAGAGGAAGCTCATTGAGATAGAAAATATTGTCCCTTCTGACATTTTCTGTTGTCCCCGCAGGCTGTCGAGAACTTGTGCTCCCATAAGATATCTGCCAAGCTTTACAAACAGCTAAGGGCCACGTGTGAAGACCACATCAAGGCACAAATTATTCAATTCAGAGAATATCCTTTGCAGTTTCTATTCGTCAATTTCTATCTGTGGATCTTAACGTCCTTCTGTTAACCTCAGTGATTATCCCGCAGTCAAGTTGCAGTGAAGCTCTTTTTCCTTAACGTTGTTCCTACGGATGCCCTGGACAGCGTGCTTTTCCTAAGGAAAATTGACACGTGCTGGCAAGATCACTGCAGACAAATGGTATGTTTGATAACTTTATCAAGTTAAGTGGTCGTGGTCACATCCTTTTGAAAGTGTAAACACAGCCTCCCTCTACATGTGATTTGTTTGTTATTCAATTTTCATGTTTAAATAGTTATTCCACTGACTTTAGTATTTCCACAGAAAGACCGTAAAACACTGTTttcactgactgactgactgactttgTGACAAGTGAAGtgatctttgtgtgtgtaatcccccccaaaaatcaCAACTTACATCAGTGCTGCTTCCACACTCTGATTGTTTGTCATTGTTTCACAGATCATGGTTCGgagtatatttttgtttttggacCGCACCTatgttttacaaaattcaatGCTGCCATCAATCTGGTAAGTGAACCCTGATGTCAGCTGTTCTGCAGTATTGTGAGGCCGGTTTCTGTTTTTAAAGCAGGTGTTTGAACAAGTTGCTCTGGTCTGCAGGGACATGGGTCTGGAGCTGTTCAGGTTCTACATCATCAGTGACCTTAAGGTCCAGAGTAAAACCATCGACGGGATTCTGCTGCTCATAGAGAGGGAGCGAAACGGAGAGGCGATAGACCGCAGTCTGCTGAGGAGCCTGCTGAGCATGCTCTCTGATCTGCAGGTAACCGACCATGGACCATTTAATTCTTTCTTTAATAACAGTCCTGGTGTAAATCTGTTTCTCAATGCCTGTATCGTGGGCCTGCGCCACAAGGAGAGTGTGGCTCCTGCAGCTGTGTTATTTGTGATCATCAACCGCACAAGGGTCTAATGAGTTGTTGTAGCTTATTTTTGACAAACAGCTTTATTGaaacctgctctctctctccgtcccaaCAGATTTATCAGGACTCCTTTGAGCAACGCTTTTTGGAGGAAACCAATCGTCTGTATGCTGCAGAGGGACAGAGGCTGatgcaggagagagaggtgatttATGGGGCCCTCATACTCTGGGCCAACTCTGTTTCTTATTTCAGTGACGACGTTGGTCCAAGATAGGCCGTCTGATGCCGTGCTACATTAATATTGATGCATACAAAACTTCATCATCGCCTGATTCATTCAACTGCATTAGTTGTAGCAAGATGGGCTTGACAAACAGGCAGCTGAGTGTATAGTGTGTCTTACCGTGACCGTGGGTATTGTGGTGTCATTGTTGACACTAAATTCATCCTGAGTTTTATTCGTATGATTTTACTTGAATGGtctatatatctttttttatttttttattttaggaatgttttatttatttgatgctGGTCAATGTCTTTCGTTATCTAAACATTCCTCATTTGAATTTATTATTGTCTATTTTAAATTGCTGCTCTGTTTAACCCGGATTATTACAAATTCAGCTGTATTGGAGGAAAAGCTCTTGCATTGTTTAAGTTGTTGGCAGCTCTACCGTATATTATATAAGTAGTCGATATTAAGAGATCACAATATGCTTTCCCCTATTTTCTCTGTAGGTACCAGAATATCTCCATCATGTCAGCAAGCGATTagaggaggaggccgacagAGTCATCACATATTTAGACCAGAGCACACAGTGAGTGATCGACTGTAGTTTGCTGTTTGCTGTTTCACACTGTAACctgagtttaatttattttcctgCTCAGAAAACCGCTCATTGCTACGGTGGAGAAGCAGCTGCTGGGTGAACATCTCACAGCCACTCTGCAAAAAGGTACGCAACAGTAAATACTTAAACACGAGTCCCTTTACAGCAGTAAGTACGTGTCTAGAATGTATCGGATATCTAACTATGCCGCCTGCCGGACTACTCGCTCAAGTCTTGAGATAAAAGCAGCTTGAATTCTGACCCTGACTGTCTGTGGTTGGGATCTTCCAGGGCTGACTCACCTGCTGGACGAGAACAGAATTCAGGATCTGTCTCTTCTCTATCAGCTCTTTAGTCGAGTGCGAGGCGGCGTTCAGGTTCTCCTACAGCACTGGATAGAGTACATAAAGGTAAGACGCTGTCAGCGGCCTGAAGATGATGGATGATGAAGGTGCTGAGCTGAGCGTTTTGCATATTCTGTTGcgaactgttgttgtttttttccgatGTCTTGACAAACTAGGCTTTTGGAAGCACAATCGTAATCAATCCAGAGAAAGACAAAACGATGGTGCAAGAGTTGCTGGACTTCAAGGACAAGGTGGATCACGTCATCGACGCCTGCTTCATGAAGAACGAGAAGTTTGTCAACGCCATGAAGGAGGCTTTCGAAACGTTCATCAACAAACGGCCAAATAAACCCGCAGAGCTCATAGGTCAGTGAGCGTCCCCCCATTCATAACTGTTGCACCGTCAGCAAATATAAAAGTGCAACTAATCACAATGTGCCATGAACGTACTTTAATTTACAGCAAAGCATGTGGATTCAAAGCTACGGGCAGGAAACAAAGAAGCAACAGATGAAGAACTGGAGAAGATGCTGGATAAGATCATGATAATCTTTAGATTCATCTACGGTAATATTTACTATCTTATAGCTTTCAGTTTATGACCCACCCCCTCTCTGtacttaatataatataataatatatcttgtatttttttaatatgtcaTTTTAGGAAAAGATGTTTTTGAGGCCTTTTACAAAAAGGATCTGTCCAAGAGGTTGCTGGTTGGAAAGAGCGCCTCTGTGGATGCTGAAAAATCGATGTTGTCAAAGCTGAAACATGGTGAGTTTAATGCTTGAAAGTGTCTCTTCTCTTTTGAAACACTGAAATAAATCACAGAAAGGGAATATTGACCCTGAATATTGTCACGGTATCTCATTTATTGCAAAAGATAAATGAATGATAAAACAACAATTTAACTTGGTTTATGAGTTGTTTTGTCCCTTTTTTTGGCAAATTAAAGTGTAATAGtgtagggaggaggagagggagtctGCAACCATTTGTGTACATAAAGTGAGAAGGGAGAGAAGCGGAAATTATTTTCAAGAGGTGCTGGATTGTTAAcacaatattataatatgtGTATCATTAACATGAGATCAATATATATGTTCTTAAATATTCCTCTCATTGCCAATGCCACTATATTGGGACAGCCCCACCCTGAATTGACTGTTGGTGTTTCCTCAGAATGTGGAGCAGCGTTCACCAGCAAGCTGGAGGGGATGTTCAAGGATATGGAGCTTTCTAAAGACATCATGGTGCAGTTCAAACAGGTCAGAGCATCAACATTAGGGTCAATCGATAAGAAtatgcattttaattttttgcCGGAAAGAGATGTGTTCGGCCATTTAGTTTTCACACAGACAGAAGAAGCACTACGTGAAAAATGCAGCTCCCTTGTTCATTTGaatgtgttgacacattgagGGCAACATCTGGCAACGGGTGGCTGTGGGCAATTGAATAGTTATTAGGGATGTAACTAAAGattgttttcattattgaaTATTCTGTGAATTATTATCTCGATCAATTGCTTACTtgtagcatttaaaaaaaaaaaaatatgttaaaaaatGGACATTGTAATTTCCAGAAGCCCCAGCGTCAAAACaacttgtatttaaaaaatgtttaaaatgaatcTCCACCTGGGAGAAGCTGGGACAAGGGAATGTTTATGTTTACATACATTATTTTCCAGAAGCCCCAGTGTCAAAACATCTGTcaaaacattattttacatttagatTTAATCTTTTCATCTCTAACTGGTCGATTACTTTGTAACTGAAATCACTTATTTCCACTCATAAGTTTTACCATCATTGCAACAAAGGAAAGGGAAGTTATACAATCCCTCCCCATATTATTACAAACCACTGAAACAAAAAATCTATCAAACTCATGGATTTATTAATCCGACTGCTTCATGGATCATATTTCCTCATCTCGCTGACGCCTAAAAGGGCAAAACCGATAACCGTAAGCAAACAAATTTAAATGTGGCAGGTGAatatc encodes the following:
- the mcts1 gene encoding malignant T-cell-amplified sequence 1 → MFKKFDEKENVSNCIQLKTSVIKGIKNQLLVQFPDIESWLNHIMPKKDPVKIVRCHEHIEILTVNGELLFFRQREGPFYPTLRLLHKYPFILPHQQVDKGAIKFVLSGANIMCPGLTSPGAKLYPAATDTVVAIMAEGKQLALCVGVMKMSADSIEKVNKGIGIENVHYLNDGLWHMKTYK
- the cul4b gene encoding cullin-4B — protein: MFPTGLSSPNPPPPPTQEARPAATDVKPDSGNITSPKKRKINGSEREDIADTISSSPPKTLHSFSSSASSSSSSSPTALHIQKKLRFEDLVDFIGLDVKMAEEAAAAASCSNNKSKAGFLAGGAGHHANGLTKPAGSGIFSNSKPGAAKKLVIKNFKEKPKLPENYTQETWQKLKEAVEAIQNSTSIKYNLEELYQAVENLCSHKISAKLYKQLRATCEDHIKAQIIQFREDALDSVLFLRKIDTCWQDHCRQMIMVRSIFLFLDRTYVLQNSMLPSIWDMGLELFRFYIISDLKVQSKTIDGILLLIERERNGEAIDRSLLRSLLSMLSDLQIYQDSFEQRFLEETNRLYAAEGQRLMQEREVPEYLHHVSKRLEEEADRVITYLDQSTQKPLIATVEKQLLGEHLTATLQKGLTHLLDENRIQDLSLLYQLFSRVRGGVQVLLQHWIEYIKAFGSTIVINPEKDKTMVQELLDFKDKVDHVIDACFMKNEKFVNAMKEAFETFINKRPNKPAELIAKHVDSKLRAGNKEATDEELEKMLDKIMIIFRFIYGKDVFEAFYKKDLSKRLLVGKSASVDAEKSMLSKLKHECGAAFTSKLEGMFKDMELSKDIMVQFKQHMQCQNLPGNIELTVNILTMGYWPTYVPMEVHMPPEIVRLQEIFKTFYLGKHSGRKLQWQSTLGLCVLKAEYKEGKKELQVSLFQTLVLLMFNEGEEFTLEEIKLATGIEDSELRRTLQSLACGKARVLTKIPKSKDVEDGDKFSCNDDFKHKLFRIKINQIQMKETVEEQVSTTERVFQDRQYQIDAAIVRIMKMRKTLSHNLLMSEVYNQLKFPVKPADLKKRIESLIDRDYMERDKENPNQYNYMA